A region of the Coriobacteriia bacterium genome:
CATTCTCCACGGGTGTAGCCGTGCTGATGGTCTGTGCTCCTTTGCGTAGCGCGCGGAAGTTCGCGCCCGATCTGCGCGTCATCTCACACTTCGACATGGTCATCATTGCGACAGAAGTAGTTGCCTTAGCCGTCTTCATGATGACCATGTACGCCGATCCTCACACGCTTCTGTCGGTGCAACAGTTGATGGTCGGCGCCTACTCCGCAGTGTTCTGGCTCGGCTACGTCATGTGCGGCCTTCTCGTCCCGTTGATCATGCTGGCCATGTCCCGGAGACTCACGACGAACCTACATGCTTTGGTTGGTGTCTTGCTGCTGGTGGGCGGCTACTGCTTGAGGTACTGCGTCGTCAACGCAGGGGCTCACGATGCAGTCATCAACGTGTTTCGTGTACTATCCCATTGATCTATGACATTGCGTGAGCAGGAGTCCATGGCGGAACTATTTGAACTTGATGAGAACAGCGGGATCCCGCTCTGGGTCCAGCTCAGGAACCGACTGACCTACCTCATCTCTGTCGGGCACTATCATGCGGATGACCAGTTGCCGACGGTGCGCGGATTGGCGGTCGATGCCAAGATCAACTACAACACAGTGAACAAGGTCTATCAGAGTCTCGAACGCGATGGATATATAGTGACGCGACGCGGACTCGGCACCTTTGTCTGCGATCTGAGCAAGTTGGGCGCTGCGGCTCCTGGCTCGGCGACAGACGCCATGATCGATGAGTTTCTCAGGAGAAGCCTCGGACTTGGTATTCCGCTCGAGGACATTCCCAATCAGGTGAAAAGGCGCATCAAGAAGATGAAGGCCGAATAGAGGAAGTGGGAGGGCCGTCCATGCGCGGAACCAGAGGGAAGGGCGAGAGGGTCGAAGTCGCGGCGACACCAAGCTTCGTCTTCGAGGAAGATACAACCGGTCCGGCAGGCACGGCTTCGCGCAACGGGGCGATCGCGTTCTCAGTTGTTGTGTTCTTCGTTGCGTTTCTCGCGGTCTTGGGAACTTTCTATCAGAGCGTGTCTACATTTTCCATTGCTGCCGCTCTTCTCGGCGGTGTCATCGCGGTCAGTTCGATTCACATTGCGCTCGAGTGGGAGAAAGCGGTCGTCTTGCGCCTAGGCAAGTATGACCACATAGCGGGCCCCGGCCTCTACTTCACCATCCCATTGATCGAGTATGTTGCGATCAGGATCGACCAGCGCATCATGACAACGCCCTTCGGTGCGCAGGAGACGTTGACCTCCGACTTGGTGCCGCTCGATGTCGATGCCGTCCTGTTTTGGATGGTGTGGGACGCGAAGAAGGCTTGTACGGAAGTTGGGGATTTCTCCAAGGCAGTCTCTTGGGTGGCCCAGACGGCTATGCGCGATGCCGTTGGCCGAGTGACTCTCGCCGAGATCGCAATGTCCAGGAGCCAGCTTGACCGAGAGTTGCAGAAGACCGTCGGGGCCGTGACCGTGCCATGGGGGATAACGATCGTCTCAGTGCAGATACGCGACATCGTGGTTCCCAAGGAACTCCAAGATGCCATGTCGCGTGGGGCGCAGGCTGAACGCGAACGCGATGCGCGCATCACTCTTGCAGAGGTTGAGAAGGACATCGCAGAGATGTTCGCGGCTGCGGCGCTGGTCTACGACGCAAGTGAGACGGCTTTGCGGCTGCGGACGATGAATCTCATCTATGAGAGCGTCCGTCAGAAGGGCGGGCTTGTCGTTGTTCCGAGCGCCTTCAGCGAAGGGTTCAATGACGTGGCTTCCGACCTGTTGTCCAAGCTCCCTTCCAAGTAGGGGCGCACTAACTGGGGCACTGCCTTTCGCCTGGCCTCAGCTTCGTCATGTCGTGCGAAGATCGGCCTGAGCATGACGAGCGCG
Encoded here:
- a CDS encoding GntR family transcriptional regulator, which translates into the protein MAELFELDENSGIPLWVQLRNRLTYLISVGHYHADDQLPTVRGLAVDAKINYNTVNKVYQSLERDGYIVTRRGLGTFVCDLSKLGAAAPGSATDAMIDEFLRRSLGLGIPLEDIPNQVKRRIKKMKAE
- a CDS encoding slipin family protein, which translates into the protein MRGTRGKGERVEVAATPSFVFEEDTTGPAGTASRNGAIAFSVVVFFVAFLAVLGTFYQSVSTFSIAAALLGGVIAVSSIHIALEWEKAVVLRLGKYDHIAGPGLYFTIPLIEYVAIRIDQRIMTTPFGAQETLTSDLVPLDVDAVLFWMVWDAKKACTEVGDFSKAVSWVAQTAMRDAVGRVTLAEIAMSRSQLDRELQKTVGAVTVPWGITIVSVQIRDIVVPKELQDAMSRGAQAERERDARITLAEVEKDIAEMFAAAALVYDASETALRLRTMNLIYESVRQKGGLVVVPSAFSEGFNDVASDLLSKLPSK